In Treponema primitia ZAS-2, a genomic segment contains:
- a CDS encoding ribonuclease catalytic domain-containing protein: protein MAYKNRPALVSERTGDKLGISLAGGEKLKVREKDIELLHPGPCTQATIEGLLSGDETGEIDIKGAWELLLGNKVPLRDLAELIYGEYTPRTAWAAYEIFKKGLYFSGDIAGISSRDAAAVAADGERRSLKQRDQAEREAFLELLKSGTADFSDPSGEEIRFLQDVEALAYGRTEKSRTLRDLGRQETPLEAHRLLLSAAFWTPWVNPHPQRYELSLAPARHLPDPPPPEARTDLSGLEAYAIDSPWSHDPDDAVSLEKHPAGGPDTLYVHVADPAASILSGSPGDLEARGRGATLYLPEGTARMLAEESLSLYALGLSSIPDTSPATELSPALSFKLLLGDDGSILETDIFPSLIRVTRLSYAGADAQVAGDANPVLAGLFQIAERNLRRRMAAGAVVIELPETHMSVNLPEKPGADGTVSIHLLENYKSADMVRECMLLAGEGAAGWALQKRLPFPYVSQETGDLPSSPLPGMAGSYQLRRCMRPRTLSVKPGLHWGLGLDQYTQVTSPLRRYTDLLAHQQIRALLSGAVPLSEDDLMVALAAGEAAAAATVQAERASRAHWIAVYLRDKKGSPWEGIMMEKKGNRVVVMIPGLGLETQVAANSELAPNDPVTLTLSGVKIPEAEALFIINQE, encoded by the coding sequence GTGGCGTATAAAAACCGTCCGGCCCTGGTTTCGGAAAGAACCGGGGATAAGCTGGGTATTTCCCTGGCAGGGGGTGAAAAACTCAAGGTCCGGGAAAAGGACATTGAGCTGCTCCACCCCGGGCCCTGTACCCAGGCAACTATTGAGGGTCTTCTGTCCGGGGATGAAACCGGGGAGATTGATATTAAGGGCGCCTGGGAACTCCTGTTGGGCAATAAGGTTCCATTGCGGGATTTGGCGGAACTGATTTACGGTGAATATACTCCCCGAACTGCCTGGGCCGCTTATGAAATCTTCAAGAAGGGGCTGTATTTTTCCGGGGACATAGCCGGGATAAGCAGCCGGGATGCGGCGGCGGTAGCGGCGGATGGGGAACGGCGGAGCCTGAAACAGCGGGACCAGGCTGAGCGGGAAGCCTTTCTGGAACTCCTCAAATCAGGAACCGCGGATTTTTCCGACCCTTCCGGCGAGGAAATCCGTTTTTTACAGGATGTTGAAGCCCTGGCCTACGGGCGTACCGAAAAGAGCCGTACCCTGCGGGACCTGGGCCGCCAGGAAACCCCCCTGGAAGCGCACAGGCTGCTCCTGTCCGCCGCTTTCTGGACTCCCTGGGTAAATCCCCACCCCCAGCGTTATGAGCTTTCCCTGGCCCCAGCACGGCATTTGCCGGATCCGCCTCCCCCGGAGGCCCGCACCGACCTTAGCGGGCTTGAAGCCTATGCCATAGACAGCCCCTGGAGTCACGATCCGGATGACGCGGTTTCTCTGGAGAAGCACCCCGCAGGGGGGCCGGATACCCTGTATGTCCACGTTGCCGACCCAGCGGCATCGATCCTTTCCGGCAGCCCTGGGGATCTGGAAGCTCGGGGTCGGGGGGCCACCCTCTATCTCCCGGAAGGGACGGCGCGTATGCTTGCGGAAGAGTCCCTGTCCCTCTACGCCCTGGGGCTCAGTTCCATTCCGGATACCAGTCCGGCCACGGAACTTTCCCCGGCCCTCAGTTTCAAACTCCTCCTGGGCGATGATGGCTCAATTCTGGAAACCGACATTTTCCCCTCCTTGATTCGGGTTACCCGGCTCAGTTATGCCGGTGCGGACGCCCAGGTTGCTGGGGACGCCAATCCCGTGCTGGCCGGACTTTTCCAAATAGCGGAACGTAACCTGAGGCGCCGTATGGCTGCCGGGGCGGTAGTGATCGAACTGCCGGAAACCCATATGTCTGTGAACCTGCCGGAAAAGCCCGGCGCGGACGGAACCGTTTCCATCCACCTTTTGGAGAACTATAAATCTGCGGATATGGTCCGGGAGTGTATGCTCCTGGCAGGGGAGGGCGCCGCCGGCTGGGCTCTCCAGAAGCGGCTTCCCTTCCCCTACGTGAGCCAGGAAACGGGGGATCTTCCCTCTTCCCCCCTGCCCGGCATGGCCGGTTCCTATCAATTGCGCCGGTGTATGCGCCCCAGGACCCTTTCGGTCAAACCGGGGCTCCACTGGGGGCTCGGTTTGGACCAGTATACCCAGGTGACCAGCCCCTTGCGCCGCTACACGGACCTCCTGGCCCACCAGCAGATCCGCGCCTTGCTTTCCGGGGCTGTCCCTCTGAGCGAAGATGATCTTATGGTCGCCTTAGCCGCCGGAGAAGCTGCCGCAGCCGCCACGGTGCAGGCGGAACGGGCCTCCCGGGCCCATTGGATCGCGGTCTATCTCCGGGATAAAAAGGGATCCCCCTGGGAAGGCATTATGATGGAAAAAAAGGGAAACCGTGTAGTGGTAATGATCCCCGGCCTGGGCCTTGAAACCCAGGTCGCGGCTAATTCAGAGCTTGCCCCCAATGATCCGGTAACCC
- the asd gene encoding aspartate-semialdehyde dehydrogenase: MEKIPVGILGATGMVGQQYIALLANHPWFEVRYVAASPRSAGKLYSEAVGGKWNATRGDLGGTSRLDAASLIVEDANDVTKAAAAVKRGDCAFVFSALEMGKDEITALEDSYAAAGIPVVSNASANRWTSDVPMLIAEVNPGHADIIPLQKKNRGWDKGFIAVKPNCSIQSYMTPLWALLQAGYGVQRIIVSTLQAVSGGGYPGVPSLDIVDNVVPYIGGEEEKTEQEPLKILGSIQGNSFVNAPGPKISAHCNRVPVIDGHTACVSLEFGAKKPSIDEIKRIWTDFRALPQELDLPMAPNQPIIIREEPNRPQPRKDRDAEKGMAVSIGRLRPCNVFDIRFVAVSHNTVRGAAGGGILNAELLKAKGYLG; encoded by the coding sequence TTGGAAAAGATTCCCGTAGGAATATTAGGCGCCACCGGCATGGTGGGACAGCAGTACATTGCGCTTTTGGCAAACCATCCCTGGTTTGAAGTACGGTATGTGGCAGCTTCTCCCCGGAGCGCAGGAAAATTGTATAGTGAAGCCGTGGGGGGCAAATGGAACGCTACCCGGGGCGATTTGGGCGGGACCAGTCGCCTTGACGCCGCCTCCCTGATTGTGGAGGATGCCAACGATGTGACCAAAGCTGCGGCGGCGGTGAAACGGGGGGACTGTGCCTTTGTGTTCTCCGCCCTGGAAATGGGGAAGGATGAGATCACCGCCCTGGAAGACAGTTATGCTGCGGCGGGGATTCCTGTGGTGTCCAACGCATCGGCTAACCGCTGGACCAGCGACGTGCCCATGCTTATCGCCGAGGTGAACCCAGGACACGCGGACATTATCCCCCTTCAGAAAAAAAACAGAGGCTGGGACAAGGGCTTTATCGCCGTGAAGCCCAACTGTTCGATACAGAGCTACATGACCCCCCTCTGGGCCCTGCTTCAGGCAGGCTACGGGGTTCAGCGGATCATCGTCAGCACCCTCCAGGCAGTTTCAGGCGGCGGCTATCCCGGGGTACCCAGCCTGGACATTGTGGACAATGTGGTGCCCTACATTGGCGGGGAAGAAGAAAAAACAGAACAGGAACCCCTGAAAATTCTGGGCTCCATACAGGGGAACAGTTTTGTTAACGCCCCAGGCCCGAAAATCAGCGCCCACTGCAACCGGGTACCGGTGATAGACGGCCATACCGCCTGCGTGAGCCTGGAATTTGGCGCCAAAAAGCCGTCCATTGATGAGATAAAGCGTATCTGGACCGATTTCCGGGCACTGCCCCAGGAACTGGATCTGCCCATGGCGCCGAACCAGCCCATCATCATCCGGGAAGAGCCGAACCGGCCCCAACCCCGGAAGGACCGGGATGCCGAAAAGGGCATGGCGGTGTCTATCGGGCGGCTCCGTCCCTGCAACGTGTTCGACATCCGCTTTGTCGCGGTGTCCCATAACACGGTCCGGGGCGCTGCCGGCGGGGGGATATTGAATGCAGAGTTGTTGAAAGCCAAAGGGTATTTAGGGTAA
- a CDS encoding 4-hydroxy-tetrahydrodipicolinate reductase encodes MNIALIGYGKMGRILERTALERGHTITVALDPAAPGPTASGAPLYKAIAEAKELGGTDVAVEFTRPDTAAGNIAALIERGIPTVAGTTGWYDKLPEIEKLVNAKGASLCWSSNYSLGVNLFYRIAALAAKLADPFPEYDVGGWEFHHNKKVDSPSGTAKILVGKVLQAMTRKKKAVWEKLDRPPEPDEIHFPSLRLGSVPGLHALSFDSPSDTIEISHSARNRDGLALGAIRAAEWLLDCKPGKAAGKARNGVFTFDDVMEDILKETLV; translated from the coding sequence ATGAACATTGCCCTTATCGGATACGGCAAGATGGGCCGGATACTGGAAAGAACCGCCCTGGAACGGGGCCACACTATTACTGTGGCGCTTGACCCCGCCGCCCCGGGGCCGACCGCCTCGGGGGCGCCCCTGTACAAGGCTATTGCGGAGGCGAAGGAACTTGGGGGAACGGATGTGGCGGTGGAGTTTACCCGGCCCGATACGGCGGCAGGAAACATCGCTGCCCTGATAGAGCGGGGGATCCCCACCGTGGCGGGTACCACGGGCTGGTACGATAAGCTCCCGGAGATAGAAAAACTGGTAAACGCAAAAGGCGCCTCCCTTTGCTGGTCCTCCAACTATTCCCTGGGGGTAAATCTCTTCTACCGCATCGCCGCCCTGGCGGCCAAACTGGCGGACCCTTTTCCGGAATACGACGTGGGAGGCTGGGAATTTCACCACAACAAAAAAGTTGACAGCCCTTCCGGGACTGCCAAAATCCTGGTGGGCAAGGTGCTCCAGGCGATGACCCGGAAAAAGAAGGCGGTCTGGGAAAAACTGGATCGCCCCCCTGAGCCGGATGAGATCCACTTTCCCAGCCTGCGCCTGGGTTCTGTGCCCGGGCTCCACGCCCTGAGCTTCGATTCCCCTTCGGACACCATCGAGATAAGTCACAGCGCCCGGAACCGGGACGGCCTTGCTTTAGGGGCCATACGGGCCGCCGAATGGCTCCTGGACTGCAAGCCCGGGAAAGCTGCGGGCAAGGCCAGGAACGGGGTATTCACCTTTGATGATGTAATGGAAGATATCTTGAAGGAAACCCTTGTTTGA
- the rplM gene encoding 50S ribosomal protein L13, whose product MKTIFVKPADVERKWFVIDASGKVLGRVAARAASIVRGKEKAVFAPHQEVGDFVVVINAEKLVLTGRKVQNKLYHHHSGYVGGLKTVTYEKLAARHPTSPLELAIKGMLPKGPLGRKLWKNVKVYAGSEHPHGAQSPQAIEL is encoded by the coding sequence ATGAAGACTATATTTGTAAAACCCGCTGATGTAGAGCGGAAGTGGTTTGTTATTGACGCCAGCGGCAAAGTGCTTGGCAGGGTCGCGGCTAGGGCTGCTTCCATTGTCAGGGGAAAAGAAAAGGCCGTGTTTGCCCCTCATCAGGAAGTGGGTGATTTTGTGGTGGTGATTAATGCGGAAAAGCTGGTGCTGACCGGACGGAAAGTCCAGAATAAGCTCTATCATCATCATTCAGGCTATGTAGGGGGGCTTAAGACCGTCACCTACGAAAAGCTTGCCGCACGGCATCCCACGTCTCCCCTGGAGTTGGCCATTAAGGGCATGTTGCCCAAGGGACCCCTGGGCCGGAAATTATGGAAGAACGTTAAGGTCTATGCGGGTTCTGAACATCCCCATGGAGCTCAGAGCCCCCAGGCTATTGAGTTATAA
- the rpsI gene encoding 30S ribosomal protein S9 produces the protein MIKNLGIGTGRRKTSVARVYIRDGEGKIVVNGKDLGQYFVQSEHAVIVRQPLMVTANENKFDILINVYGGGINGQAGACRHGLSRALCQIDQANYAALRSNGFLTRDSRMVERKKYGQAGARRRFQFSKR, from the coding sequence GTGATTAAGAATCTTGGTATTGGAACCGGCAGGCGGAAGACTTCTGTTGCCCGGGTGTATATCCGGGACGGGGAAGGCAAAATAGTGGTAAACGGCAAAGATTTGGGCCAGTATTTTGTCCAAAGCGAACATGCCGTTATTGTGCGGCAGCCCCTGATGGTGACCGCCAATGAAAACAAGTTTGACATTCTGATCAATGTCTACGGCGGTGGTATAAATGGCCAGGCCGGTGCTTGTCGTCACGGACTTTCCCGTGCGCTTTGCCAGATTGACCAGGCCAACTATGCTGCCCTGCGGAGCAACGGGTTTCTTACCCGGGACTCCCGGATGGTGGAACGTAAGAAATACGGCCAGGCCGGGGCACGTAGACGCTTCCAGTTCTCCAAGCGGTAA
- the dapA gene encoding 4-hydroxy-tetrahydrodipicolinate synthase: MNQSQQELYQRFRGAFTALITPMKENGDVDFEGWRKLVKFQIDEGINGLVPMGTTGETPTLDDDEEEKLIRIALEEIRGRVPVIIGAGSNSTKHMVGYVKRAKDLGADAALVVTPYYNKPNDSGLIKHFEAAAAVGIPVVIYNIAGRTGKNIPVQLMKKLAEIPGIIGVKEASGDITQMGDIIREIALPGKAAGKPFTVLSGDDSFTLPLIALGGDGVVSVISNLIPKKIAALTKACLEGNFEEGRKLHYELLPFAKTAFIETNPVPIKAAMNWAGLPAGPARLPLGPLASGSVAPLRTVVEGLGFTLKE, translated from the coding sequence ATGAACCAATCCCAACAGGAACTGTACCAAAGGTTCCGCGGAGCCTTTACGGCTCTGATCACCCCTATGAAGGAAAACGGGGATGTGGATTTTGAGGGATGGCGGAAGCTCGTCAAGTTCCAGATTGACGAAGGGATCAACGGCCTGGTTCCCATGGGGACCACCGGGGAAACCCCGACCCTGGATGATGATGAGGAAGAAAAGCTGATCAGGATTGCCTTGGAGGAAATCCGGGGGCGCGTTCCGGTAATCATCGGAGCGGGCTCCAACTCCACTAAACATATGGTGGGCTACGTCAAACGGGCCAAAGACCTGGGGGCCGACGCTGCCCTGGTGGTCACCCCCTATTACAATAAACCCAACGACTCGGGGCTTATCAAACACTTTGAGGCTGCCGCCGCAGTGGGCATACCGGTGGTGATCTACAACATCGCCGGCCGGACCGGGAAGAATATCCCCGTACAGTTGATGAAAAAGCTTGCGGAAATACCCGGCATCATCGGGGTTAAGGAAGCTTCCGGGGATATCACCCAGATGGGGGACATCATCAGGGAAATTGCCCTGCCAGGAAAGGCGGCGGGGAAGCCCTTCACGGTGCTATCCGGGGATGATTCCTTCACCCTGCCCCTGATCGCCCTGGGGGGCGACGGTGTCGTTTCGGTGATATCCAACCTGATACCGAAAAAAATTGCCGCCCTGACCAAGGCCTGTCTGGAGGGTAATTTTGAGGAGGGCAGAAAGCTGCACTACGAACTGCTGCCCTTCGCCAAAACCGCCTTCATCGAAACGAACCCGGTTCCCATCAAGGCAGCAATGAACTGGGCGGGGCTTCCCGCAGGGCCGGCCCGGCTCCCTCTGGGGCCCCTGGCATCAGGCAGCGTAGCGCCGCTGAGGACAGTGGTAGAAGGACTGGGATTTACGCTAAAAGAATAG
- a CDS encoding aspartate kinase: MIVMKFGGSSVANAERIRHVADIVARRIAEKPVLVLSAMGDTTDHLLEAADKALNEGLVVTDSIEKLHLDTVKELGLESTGLGEVTALLKELNTLLTGISMIKELTGKTRDYLVSFGERLSVRIVAAYLNSISIQARALDSWDAGFLSDSNFSSAELEKDSWNLIPKALLPLIGGGLVPVVTGFIARDRQGNITTLGRGGSDLSATMIASALKADEAQVWKDVDGILTADPRLVKKARPVETVTYEEAAELAYFGAQVLHPRAMQPCIKTGTPVRVKNSYNPDAPGTRIVGSLDKKAGPVRAITSRKNVTLVDIVSTRMVGQHGFLAEVFTTFAEHKLSVDMVATSEVSVSLTLDADHELGALKQDLSRIASVEIRTGKAIVTIVGDVRRSSEILQRAFGTCVLLGIQVQMISQGASKVNISFIVDDTQAGEVVIALHKCFFEPLSKEERL; this comes from the coding sequence ATGATCGTCATGAAATTTGGGGGGAGTTCCGTTGCCAATGCTGAACGGATCCGCCATGTAGCTGATATTGTAGCCCGCCGCATCGCAGAAAAGCCGGTCCTGGTATTGTCCGCCATGGGGGATACCACGGATCACCTTCTGGAAGCCGCCGACAAGGCCCTGAACGAAGGGCTTGTGGTTACGGACAGCATAGAAAAGCTTCACCTGGATACGGTAAAAGAACTGGGCCTGGAAAGTACCGGCCTGGGGGAAGTGACGGCCCTGCTTAAGGAACTGAACACCCTTTTGACGGGGATTTCCATGATCAAGGAACTTACGGGCAAGACCAGGGACTATCTGGTTTCCTTTGGGGAACGGCTTTCCGTACGGATCGTCGCAGCCTACCTCAATTCCATTAGCATACAAGCCCGGGCCCTGGATTCTTGGGACGCAGGGTTTCTTTCGGATTCAAATTTTAGTTCCGCGGAGCTTGAAAAGGACAGCTGGAACCTAATCCCAAAGGCCCTGCTTCCTTTGATTGGCGGGGGGCTTGTGCCGGTGGTTACGGGGTTCATCGCTAGGGACCGGCAGGGGAATATCACCACCCTGGGACGGGGGGGCTCGGACTTAAGCGCCACCATGATCGCCTCGGCCCTGAAAGCTGATGAGGCCCAGGTCTGGAAAGATGTGGACGGCATACTAACTGCGGACCCGCGGCTGGTGAAAAAGGCCCGGCCTGTGGAGACCGTGACCTACGAGGAAGCGGCAGAGCTGGCCTATTTCGGCGCCCAGGTGCTGCACCCCCGGGCCATGCAGCCCTGTATCAAAACCGGGACCCCGGTGCGGGTGAAAAATTCCTATAACCCCGATGCGCCGGGCACCCGGATTGTGGGAAGCCTGGATAAAAAGGCAGGCCCGGTGCGGGCCATCACTTCCCGGAAAAACGTTACCCTGGTGGATATCGTTTCTACCCGCATGGTGGGGCAGCACGGCTTTTTGGCCGAGGTATTTACCACCTTCGCGGAGCATAAACTTTCGGTGGACATGGTAGCCACCAGTGAAGTTTCGGTGTCCCTGACCCTGGACGCGGACCACGAGCTGGGAGCCCTGAAACAGGACCTGTCCCGCATAGCCAGTGTGGAGATACGGACTGGCAAGGCTATAGTCACCATTGTAGGTGATGTGCGGCGTTCATCGGAGATACTCCAGCGGGCCTTCGGGACCTGCGTACTCCTGGGGATACAGGTGCAGATGATTTCCCAGGGGGCCAGTAAAGTAAATATCAGTTTTATTGTGGATGACACCCAGGCGGGGGAAGTAGTAATCGCCCTGCACAAATGCTTTTTTGAACCCCTGTCGAAAGAGGAGAGGCTATGA
- a CDS encoding methyl-accepting chemotaxis protein: MSLSKRVSLLIAILVFFVSLCIGLISLAVATRVVLATSEDAIRAEANLGAEIVSAMIDTQLDRLQELANRRRVQSLNWEDQVEDLITEMDRVGYLDMAIVTPDGTAHYIKEKTTAMLGDRDYIIRAFQGEKAVSDVIVSRVINKPVVMFAVPIYAEGKVAPLATPTSVGKFPAPLATQFPAPLATQFPAPLATQFPAQVLISRQDGTFLDTMTKSIGVSNGGYAFMINHNGVIIAHQNTDYVVKQIAPIEEAKANPALLSLGNAVREMISSKQGFTSYTVDKRGMVAAYAPVEGLNWILAATAAQETILEGVTALRNLLIIVVAIFLALGIIAALLIGKSVSKPLVKMIPILEDMSNGDLTKKLEVKSKDEIGAMADKFNTSIGNLSGMVSGTKLAVGKLKAMADNLYSTMQQSSEAAGLIAQSVSLIKQKAMSQAASVTETHATIGEIKSHAEKLNDSIESQSAAVVESSSAIEEMAANIKSVAEILTRNSESMEELLKASETGKDGIQQVSEVLKKLEDDSEGLLEASSMIQSIAQQTNLLAMNAAVEAAHAGESGLGFAVVANEIRKLAENSSAQGKSISAVLNNLKGQINQAVSLAGESQERFSRVSELLDQVRNQETVIKNAMDEQTTGSSQVLEAIHAIKEITTQVKDGSGEMVHASAAILEEMDHLAGATEETNSEVDGIAGSTDRINNAVSALNEITGETKESISRLSRDVDKFKVAQ, encoded by the coding sequence ATGAGTTTGTCTAAACGGGTTTCCCTGCTGATTGCAATTCTGGTGTTTTTTGTTTCTCTTTGTATCGGCCTCATTTCTCTGGCGGTCGCTACCAGGGTAGTGTTGGCGACTTCTGAAGACGCCATCAGGGCCGAAGCAAATCTGGGCGCTGAAATAGTATCCGCCATGATTGATACCCAGCTTGATAGATTACAGGAACTGGCAAACCGCCGCCGGGTCCAGTCCCTGAATTGGGAAGACCAGGTAGAGGACCTTATCACTGAGATGGACCGGGTGGGGTATCTGGATATGGCCATCGTTACCCCCGATGGGACCGCCCATTATATAAAGGAGAAAACTACCGCCATGCTCGGCGATAGGGATTATATAATACGGGCCTTTCAGGGAGAAAAGGCGGTTTCCGATGTCATTGTCAGCCGGGTTATCAATAAGCCGGTGGTTATGTTTGCAGTCCCCATCTATGCAGAGGGCAAGGTGGCGCCACTTGCAACACCGACTTCAGTCGGCAAGTTCCCCGCGCCACTTGCAACGCAGTTTCCCGCGCCACTTGCAACGCAGTTTCCCGCGCCACTTGCAACGCAGTTTCCCGCGCAGGTCCTCATCAGCAGGCAGGATGGGACCTTTCTGGATACTATGACCAAAAGTATCGGCGTTTCCAACGGCGGTTATGCCTTTATGATTAACCACAACGGGGTTATCATTGCACATCAGAATACTGACTATGTAGTAAAACAGATTGCCCCGATAGAAGAAGCAAAGGCTAACCCTGCACTGCTATCCCTGGGGAATGCGGTCCGGGAAATGATCAGCAGCAAACAGGGGTTCACCAGTTACACTGTTGACAAGCGGGGTATGGTGGCCGCCTATGCCCCTGTTGAGGGCTTGAACTGGATACTTGCGGCTACCGCCGCGCAGGAAACTATTCTTGAGGGGGTTACTGCCCTGCGGAATCTCCTTATTATCGTTGTGGCAATTTTCCTTGCCCTCGGGATTATCGCAGCTCTATTGATAGGTAAATCCGTTTCAAAACCCCTGGTTAAAATGATCCCCATTCTGGAAGATATGTCCAACGGGGACTTAACAAAAAAACTGGAAGTAAAATCAAAGGATGAGATCGGCGCTATGGCCGATAAATTCAATACCTCCATCGGGAATCTCTCCGGCATGGTTTCGGGGACCAAGCTGGCGGTGGGAAAACTTAAAGCAATGGCCGACAATCTTTACAGTACCATGCAGCAAAGCTCCGAAGCGGCGGGCCTTATTGCACAAAGCGTCTCCTTAATCAAGCAGAAGGCTATGTCCCAGGCGGCATCGGTAACCGAAACTCATGCCACCATTGGGGAAATAAAATCCCACGCTGAAAAGCTTAACGATTCTATCGAAAGTCAGAGTGCAGCGGTGGTGGAATCCTCATCGGCTATTGAGGAAATGGCGGCTAACATTAAATCTGTTGCGGAGATTCTTACCAGGAATTCCGAATCCATGGAGGAGCTCCTTAAGGCTTCGGAAACCGGCAAGGATGGTATCCAGCAGGTCTCGGAGGTGCTCAAAAAACTTGAGGATGATTCCGAGGGCCTCCTTGAAGCCAGCTCCATGATTCAAAGTATAGCCCAGCAGACCAACCTCCTGGCGATGAACGCCGCAGTCGAGGCGGCCCATGCGGGAGAGTCCGGCCTGGGTTTTGCGGTAGTTGCCAACGAGATACGAAAACTGGCGGAGAATTCATCCGCCCAGGGCAAGTCAATTTCCGCTGTCCTCAATAACCTCAAGGGCCAGATAAACCAGGCCGTCTCCCTGGCAGGGGAATCCCAGGAACGCTTCTCCCGGGTTTCGGAATTGCTGGATCAGGTCCGTAACCAAGAGACGGTGATCAAGAACGCCATGGATGAGCAGACCACGGGGAGTTCCCAGGTCCTGGAGGCCATCCATGCGATCAAAGAGATTACCACCCAGGTAAAGGACGGTTCCGGCGAGATGGTGCATGCCAGCGCCGCCATCCTTGAAGAGATGGATCATCTTGCAGGGGCCACCGAGGAAACCAACTCAGAGGTGGACGGCATAGCGGGCAGTACAGACCGGATCAATAACGCGGTGAGCGCCCTTAACGAGATCACCGGTGAAACCAAGGAAAGTATTTCCCGGCTCTCCCGGGATGTGGACAAGTTTAAAGTTGCCCAATAG
- a CDS encoding regulatory protein RecX: MTVVSLKTNAPKAGPVICRIGLSDGALFSYNPRYLPPPLQEGDYFFPNKEISPDEEESLRFAAECYRAERAALRLVALAEQTVTGLKVKLEKRGYAKAYIKAAVSSLTELEIVDDRRFAERWIESRLNRGAESPRRLINGLCRRGIDRETARDTCKKALSLEQETALLARFIEKRYPATAHGSPAGGETRFLRSNLKSEGFSSQVLRRYWEEE; this comes from the coding sequence ATGACCGTGGTGTCCTTAAAAACCAATGCGCCTAAGGCAGGGCCGGTTATTTGCCGCATCGGGCTTTCGGATGGGGCGTTGTTTTCTTATAATCCCAGATACCTTCCCCCCCCGCTTCAGGAGGGGGATTATTTTTTCCCAAATAAAGAAATCAGTCCCGATGAAGAAGAGTCCCTGCGTTTTGCGGCAGAGTGCTACCGTGCCGAGCGGGCAGCCCTGCGCCTGGTAGCCCTGGCTGAACAGACCGTGACGGGACTCAAGGTGAAGCTTGAGAAACGGGGCTATGCTAAGGCCTACATAAAAGCGGCAGTTTCCAGCCTGACGGAGTTAGAAATCGTGGACGACCGCCGTTTTGCGGAACGGTGGATAGAATCCCGGCTGAACCGCGGCGCAGAAAGTCCCCGCAGACTTATCAATGGGCTATGCCGCCGGGGCATTGACCGGGAAACCGCCCGGGATACTTGCAAAAAAGCCCTAAGCCTTGAGCAAGAAACAGCCCTACTTGCACGTTTCATCGAAAAACGATACCCCGCCACAGCTCACGGAAGCCCCGCCGGCGGAGAAACCCGTTTTCTAAGAAGCAACCTAAAAAGCGAAGGCTTCTCCTCCCAAGTCCTAAGACGTTACTGGGAAGAAGAATAA